The following proteins are encoded in a genomic region of Candidatus Methylospira mobilis:
- a CDS encoding GGDEF domain-containing protein yields MGLLGGEEFAIMLPETGDDKAFEIAGRLCQAVAAAETPIEGEPMLHFTTSIGVTSLAADDPHIDAILNRADNALYNAKHAGRNSVCARFPE; encoded by the coding sequence ATGGGCCTGCTCGGCGGAGAGGAGTTCGCCATCATGCTGCCGGAAACCGGGGACGACAAGGCTTTCGAAATCGCCGGGCGCTTGTGTCAGGCTGTCGCTGCCGCGGAAACTCCCATTGAGGGCGAGCCTATGCTTCACTTCACCACATCCATAGGCGTGACCAGTCTGGCTGCGGATGATCCCCATATTGATGCAATCCTGAATCGTGCGGATAACGCTTTGTATAATGCGAAGCATGCCGGACGTAACAGCGTCTGCGCGAGATTTCCTGAATAA